Proteins encoded within one genomic window of Aerococcus viridans:
- a CDS encoding ABC-F family ATP-binding cassette domain-containing protein: MLTVNNVSVQFASRKLYDEVNLKFTPENCYGIIGANGAGKSTFLKVLSGELSPTTGNVSMGDDERLSVLSQNHFGFEQYTVLDTVIMGNKRLYTVREEKDALYAKADFSEEDGIRAGELEAEFAEMNGWDAENEASQLLRGLGIGEGMHYQTMSELAEQEKVKVLLAQALFGEPDVLLLDEPTNGLDSDTIEWLAEYIINFPNTVLVVSHDRYFLNKVCTHICDVDYGKIQLYVGNYDFWKQSSELAAKLQADANAKKEEKVKELQDFIARFSANASKSKQATSRKKTLEKIELDDIRPSSRKYPFVGFEPEREIGNDVLTVENLSKTIDGVKVLDNVSFIIRPKDKVAFVSRNDISTTALMEIITGNMEPDSGSYKWGVTTSQTYLARDNSDEFENSQQSILDWLRQFANGPEEEDNTFLRSFLGRMLFSGDEVNKNLDVLSGGERVRCMLSKMMLSKANVLVMDDPTNHLDLESISSLNEGLIKFKEVVLFTSHDREFIQTIANRIIHVTPNGVVDRMDTTYEEFLDNKDVQDRIQKLYAE, encoded by the coding sequence ATGTTAACTGTAAATAATGTAAGTGTACAATTTGCAAGTCGTAAATTGTATGATGAAGTAAACTTAAAATTCACACCTGAGAACTGCTACGGCATTATCGGAGCCAACGGAGCGGGTAAATCTACCTTCTTAAAAGTATTATCTGGCGAATTAAGCCCAACAACTGGTAACGTATCCATGGGTGATGACGAACGCCTATCAGTTTTAAGTCAAAATCACTTTGGTTTTGAACAATACACAGTTTTAGACACTGTTATCATGGGTAACAAACGTCTTTACACAGTTCGTGAAGAAAAAGATGCCCTATACGCTAAAGCTGACTTCTCTGAAGAAGACGGGATTCGCGCTGGTGAATTAGAAGCTGAATTTGCTGAAATGAACGGTTGGGATGCTGAAAATGAAGCATCACAATTATTACGTGGTTTAGGTATTGGCGAAGGCATGCACTACCAAACAATGAGCGAATTAGCTGAGCAAGAAAAAGTAAAAGTCTTACTTGCACAAGCACTATTCGGTGAACCTGACGTCTTACTACTAGATGAGCCGACAAACGGTTTGGATTCAGACACCATCGAATGGTTAGCTGAATATATCATCAACTTCCCGAACACTGTATTAGTTGTTTCCCATGACCGTTACTTCCTAAACAAGGTATGTACCCACATCTGTGACGTAGACTACGGTAAAATTCAACTTTACGTTGGTAACTACGACTTCTGGAAACAATCTTCAGAATTAGCTGCTAAATTACAAGCTGATGCAAATGCGAAAAAAGAAGAGAAAGTGAAAGAGTTACAAGACTTTATCGCCCGCTTCTCTGCCAACGCATCTAAATCAAAACAAGCGACTTCTCGTAAGAAAACATTGGAGAAAATCGAATTGGATGACATCCGTCCTTCAAGCCGTAAATATCCATTTGTTGGATTCGAGCCAGAACGTGAAATTGGTAATGATGTACTAACAGTAGAAAACCTTTCTAAAACAATTGATGGCGTGAAAGTATTAGATAATGTATCATTCATTATCCGTCCAAAAGATAAAGTCGCTTTTGTATCTCGTAACGATATCTCAACTACTGCTTTAATGGAAATCATCACAGGGAATATGGAACCAGACTCAGGTTCATACAAATGGGGTGTCACTACAAGTCAAACTTACCTGGCACGAGATAACTCAGATGAATTTGAAAACAGCCAACAAAGTATCCTTGATTGGTTACGTCAATTCGCCAATGGTCCAGAGGAAGAAGATAACACATTCTTACGTTCATTCTTAGGTCGTATGTTATTCTCTGGTGACGAAGTAAACAAAAACCTAGATGTATTATCGGGTGGGGAACGTGTTCGTTGTATGTTATCTAAGATGATGTTATCCAAAGCCAATGTATTGGTAATGGATGACCCAACAAATCACTTGGACTTGGAATCTATTTCTAGTCTGAATGAGGGCTTAATCAAATTTAAAGAAGTCGTCTTATTTACTTCTCATGACCGTGAGTTTATCCAAACAATCGCTAACCGTATCATCCATGTAACACCAAATGGTGTGGTTGACCGTATGGATACTACTTACGAAGAATTTTTAGACAATAAAGATGTGCAAGACCGCATCCAAAAATTATACGCTGAATAA
- a CDS encoding Ppx/GppA family phosphatase — MKERIGLIDIGSNSIRLVVFQVEDNLAMREIQNIKIPARIFQYINDDHEMSQDGIDILARIIGAFAKEAAILKADRILPKATAAIRQSKNKDDIVNQVKKKTGVTIEIVPEEMEAYYGFSAVVHSMSDSDGVSIDIGGGSTEITVFKNKELVEAFSFPFGAVSLQEKFFNGKDFNDAKSIKETRKFVRQAFSEQPFFENLNLPIFAIGGSARNVARVHQMQSNYGMAGLHGYTMKPKQIDQVFDTFVGLSMKEMLKLEGLSSNRADIIVPATIVFQELIQTVDSPVFKFSQEGLREGIVYEYLEEKYRSAFDIHRVAQQTVERLSSIYQFSMPDSAQRMVIARQLYTALSEDGYLKLNDHELELLNYGAYLYNLGEMIEPGNASQHTFYLLSNSNLNGFSHPERLALSILASYKNKTLFGQYLTTYGEMLDDKPVETLQHIGGLIKFAECLNDSHNNIVKSMDTVMKGNSLILRVFYQGELLSEVYRSEDQKKHVERAIGKDITLEFIHANSYRAIL; from the coding sequence ATGAAAGAACGAATTGGTTTAATTGATATAGGTTCAAACTCTATTCGCCTTGTTGTCTTTCAAGTCGAAGATAATTTAGCCATGCGAGAAATTCAAAACATCAAAATTCCTGCACGGATTTTCCAATATATTAATGATGATCACGAAATGTCACAGGATGGTATTGATATCCTAGCCCGGATTATTGGCGCCTTTGCCAAAGAAGCGGCTATATTAAAAGCTGACCGCATCTTGCCAAAAGCAACTGCAGCCATCCGACAATCAAAAAATAAAGATGACATCGTCAATCAAGTGAAGAAAAAAACTGGTGTCACCATTGAAATAGTACCAGAAGAAATGGAAGCTTACTACGGATTCTCTGCAGTCGTTCACTCTATGAGTGATTCTGACGGTGTATCCATCGATATCGGTGGTGGCTCAACAGAGATTACTGTTTTCAAAAACAAAGAATTGGTTGAAGCCTTCTCTTTCCCATTTGGGGCCGTATCATTACAAGAGAAATTCTTTAACGGGAAAGACTTCAATGATGCTAAAAGCATCAAGGAAACACGTAAATTTGTCCGCCAAGCCTTTTCTGAACAACCCTTCTTTGAAAACTTAAACTTACCGATTTTTGCCATTGGTGGTTCTGCGCGTAACGTTGCCCGTGTCCACCAAATGCAGTCAAATTACGGTATGGCTGGTTTACATGGATATACAATGAAACCTAAGCAAATTGACCAAGTCTTTGATACTTTTGTCGGCTTGTCAATGAAAGAGATGCTCAAGCTAGAAGGTTTGTCATCTAACCGAGCAGATATTATCGTGCCAGCGACAATCGTTTTCCAAGAACTAATTCAAACCGTTGATTCACCAGTATTTAAGTTCTCACAAGAAGGATTGCGTGAGGGGATTGTGTATGAATATTTAGAGGAAAAATACCGTTCTGCCTTCGACATCCATCGAGTGGCCCAACAAACAGTTGAACGATTATCTAGTATTTACCAATTTTCAATGCCTGATTCAGCGCAACGAATGGTGATTGCTCGCCAGTTATACACGGCCTTAAGTGAGGATGGCTATTTGAAATTGAATGACCATGAATTAGAGTTATTGAATTATGGGGCATATTTGTACAATCTTGGGGAAATGATTGAACCAGGAAATGCATCGCAACATACCTTCTATTTACTTTCTAACTCTAACTTAAATGGATTCTCGCACCCTGAAAGATTAGCCCTTTCTATTTTAGCTTCATATAAAAATAAAACTTTATTTGGCCAATATTTAACAACCTATGGAGAAATGCTAGACGATAAACCAGTGGAAACCCTTCAACACATTGGAGGACTGATCAAGTTTGCTGAATGTCTAAATGATTCTCATAACAATATTGTGAAAAGTATGGATACTGTGATGAAAGGTAATAGCCTGATTCTACGTGTCTTCTACCAAGGAGAATTATTATCCGAAGTTTACCGTTCTGAGGACCAAAAGAAACATGTAGAACGTGCAATCGGCAAAGACATTACCCTAGAGTTTATACATGCAAATTCATATCGGGCCATTTTATAA
- a CDS encoding uracil-DNA glycosylase translates to MTRLGKMPSDWAKELAPVLESENFKQFEDFIIQAYKKGPVYPDQNHIYAAFEHTPFDQVKVVILGQDPYHQPGQAHGLSFSVNKGVKIPPSLRNIYKELRSDLDIQPASHGDLRQWADQGVLLLNAVLTVPDSSANAHKGKGWEVLTDAAISALNQAREPIVFILWGNSAKAKATLIDENKHYILSSAHPSPLSATRGFFGTKPFSKANELLEKSGRTPIDWQVSE, encoded by the coding sequence ATGACACGATTAGGGAAGATGCCAAGTGACTGGGCCAAAGAATTAGCGCCAGTATTAGAGTCTGAGAATTTTAAACAATTCGAAGATTTTATCATACAAGCATATAAAAAAGGCCCGGTTTACCCAGACCAAAATCATATCTATGCAGCTTTTGAGCATACGCCATTTGACCAAGTGAAAGTAGTCATCTTAGGACAAGATCCCTACCATCAACCAGGTCAAGCGCACGGATTGAGTTTTTCAGTCAACAAAGGTGTGAAGATTCCACCTTCATTACGAAATATCTATAAAGAACTGCGGTCAGATCTAGATATCCAACCTGCTAGTCATGGTGATTTAAGACAGTGGGCTGATCAAGGTGTCCTATTATTGAACGCGGTCTTAACAGTGCCAGATTCAAGTGCTAATGCCCATAAAGGTAAAGGTTGGGAAGTTTTAACCGATGCGGCTATCAGTGCCTTAAATCAAGCGCGTGAACCCATTGTCTTTATTTTATGGGGCAATTCAGCAAAGGCCAAAGCTACCTTAATAGATGAAAATAAACATTACATTCTAAGTTCAGCGCACCCGAGTCCCTTATCCGCCACACGTGGCTTTTTCGGGACTAAGCCATTTTCCAAGGCAAATGAATTGCTTGAAAAATCAGGACGGACACCAATTGATTGGCAAGTGTCAGAATAG
- a CDS encoding alpha/beta fold hydrolase gives MFALDYYNTVTIPSASPDRPYIPVYAWQNADHPKAIIHIVHGMSEFGGRYKKVAESFVDQNFLVIAHDHIGHGGQAKEHNRLGYFGTTDAAKVMVEDLHRVVQATKKHYPDLPYYVLGHSMGAYITRLYLGQYSEEVDGVLLSGTNTHSPIFATGAALAPILNTLHPDAYNYYIHQKLFGTGLTDDPAVANAFPEYWYPPKNGEDRDWPLVGFVFTNNGFAELVKIAHKATLPSWTRNIRKDLPIAIIAGRNDPLINGGKETHKLAKEFTRSGFDDVTIMMFENRGHECLMYGNTRPVYQIINNWFKKQLKTIHD, from the coding sequence ATGTTTGCATTAGACTACTATAACACTGTAACTATTCCATCCGCTTCACCTGACCGCCCTTATATCCCTGTTTACGCTTGGCAAAACGCCGATCATCCAAAAGCCATTATCCATATTGTCCATGGGATGTCAGAATTTGGTGGTCGCTATAAAAAAGTAGCTGAGTCATTTGTGGACCAAAACTTTTTAGTCATCGCCCATGACCATATTGGCCATGGAGGACAAGCTAAAGAACACAACCGTTTAGGCTATTTTGGCACAACGGATGCTGCTAAAGTCATGGTTGAAGATTTACATCGAGTTGTTCAAGCAACCAAGAAACATTATCCCGACTTACCCTATTACGTGTTAGGTCATTCAATGGGGGCATATATAACCCGTTTATATCTTGGTCAATATAGTGAGGAAGTAGACGGCGTATTATTGAGTGGGACGAACACCCATAGCCCTATTTTCGCGACAGGTGCAGCCTTAGCACCTATTTTAAATACCTTGCATCCAGATGCCTACAATTACTATATCCATCAAAAACTATTCGGTACGGGCCTAACTGATGACCCTGCTGTTGCCAATGCTTTTCCAGAATATTGGTATCCGCCTAAAAATGGTGAAGATAGGGATTGGCCGCTAGTTGGCTTTGTTTTCACCAATAACGGTTTTGCAGAGTTGGTAAAAATTGCCCATAAGGCAACTTTACCCAGCTGGACCCGAAACATCCGGAAGGACTTACCAATTGCCATTATTGCTGGTCGTAACGATCCACTAATTAATGGTGGTAAAGAAACCCACAAACTGGCTAAAGAATTCACCCGTTCTGGTTTTGATGATGTCACAATTATGATGTTTGAAAATCGCGGTCATGAATGTTTAATGTACGGCAATACTAGACCCGTTTACCAAATAATCAATAATTGGTTTAAGAAACAACTAAAAACCATTCATGATTAA
- the nrdF gene encoding class 1b ribonucleoside-diphosphate reductase subunit beta produces MTNFNENPYIAINWNDIEDMIDKLTWEKLTEQFWLDTRIPLSNDLDTWRTLSAREQDMIGKVFGGLTLLDTLQSEDGMESLKASIRTQHEEAVYNNIQFMESVHAKSYSSIFSTLNTPKEIDKIFAWTRENEFIQYKANRINGIYQNGTDLQRKVASVFLESFLFYSGFYAPLWYLGNGKLPNVAEIIKLILRDESVHGTYIGYKFQIAFNQLSKEEQEDMQNWAFSLLFELYENEAKYSEYIYDDLGWTEDVKIFLRYNANKALQNLGFDPLFPDTADDVDPIVMNGISTGTSNHDFFSQVGNGYLLGQVEAMSDEDYEKWT; encoded by the coding sequence ATGACGAATTTTAATGAAAATCCTTATATTGCTATTAACTGGAATGATATTGAGGATATGATTGACAAGTTGACTTGGGAAAAGTTAACAGAACAATTTTGGTTAGATACACGTATCCCATTATCAAATGATTTAGATACATGGCGTACATTATCAGCTAGAGAACAAGACATGATTGGAAAAGTATTTGGTGGTTTAACACTACTAGATACTTTGCAATCTGAAGATGGTATGGAATCACTTAAAGCATCTATCCGTACCCAACATGAAGAAGCGGTTTACAATAACATCCAATTCATGGAAAGTGTACATGCTAAATCGTATTCATCTATTTTCTCAACTTTAAACACACCTAAAGAAATTGATAAAATTTTTGCCTGGACACGGGAAAATGAATTTATCCAATACAAAGCGAACCGTATTAACGGTATTTACCAAAACGGTACTGATTTACAAAGAAAAGTGGCTTCGGTATTCCTAGAATCATTTTTATTCTACTCAGGATTCTATGCACCACTATGGTACTTAGGAAACGGTAAATTGCCAAACGTCGCTGAAATTATTAAATTGATTTTACGTGACGAAAGTGTCCACGGTACTTACATTGGTTATAAATTCCAAATTGCTTTCAATCAATTATCGAAAGAAGAGCAAGAAGACATGCAAAACTGGGCCTTCAGCTTATTGTTTGAATTATATGAAAACGAAGCGAAATACAGCGAGTACATCTATGATGACTTAGGCTGGACTGAAGATGTGAAAATCTTTCTACGTTACAATGCCAATAAAGCATTACAAAACTTAGGATTTGATCCATTGTTCCCGGATACAGCGGATGATGTAGACCCTATCGTTATGAACGGTATTTCTACCGGTACTTCAAACCATGACTTCTTCTCACAAGTAGGTAATGGTTACTTACTAGGGCAAGTTGAAGCCATGTCAGACGAAGACTACGAAAAATGGACCTAA
- the nrdI gene encoding class Ib ribonucleoside-diphosphate reductase assembly flavoprotein NrdI — MKIVYMSLTGQTHKFVNKLEMDSLRITMDNAFQEINEPYIVIAPTYDIEVTEILNDFIETGQNLTYLKGVCGSGNLNFNELYCFTAKDLAEAYNVPLLLTFEFQGNVNDVTIMKEKVNEIGPT; from the coding sequence GTGAAAATTGTGTACATGTCTCTTACCGGACAGACACACAAGTTTGTAAATAAACTTGAAATGGATAGCCTGAGAATTACAATGGATAATGCTTTTCAAGAAATTAACGAACCCTATATCGTGATTGCTCCAACTTATGATATTGAAGTAACCGAAATACTAAATGATTTTATTGAAACTGGCCAAAATCTAACGTATTTAAAAGGCGTTTGTGGTTCAGGGAATCTAAATTTCAATGAACTTTATTGTTTTACTGCAAAAGATCTAGCAGAAGCGTATAATGTACCTTTGCTGTTAACTTTTGAATTCCAGGGAAATGTAAACGACGTTACAATTATGAAAGAAAAGGTGAATGAAATTGGACCAACCTAA
- a CDS encoding CopY/TcrY family copper transport repressor gives MTSNIIQEKRQDFQDVSAAEWEVMRVVWAQKETNSRTIIASLEDKKDWKAATIKTLIGRLTKKNWLETTKNGKSFIYRPAIDEDTALENQAQTLLNGWCNTDADKVISALIQASVLDDKMKNNILNALDQATYVDHVTCNCAPGQCIHHPETH, from the coding sequence ATGACAAGCAATATTATCCAAGAAAAAAGACAAGATTTCCAAGATGTTTCCGCTGCTGAGTGGGAAGTCATGCGGGTCGTATGGGCGCAAAAAGAAACGAATTCCCGCACCATTATCGCTTCGTTAGAGGACAAAAAAGATTGGAAAGCCGCAACGATTAAGACCTTAATTGGTCGCCTAACTAAAAAGAACTGGCTAGAAACGACTAAAAACGGTAAATCATTTATTTACCGTCCGGCAATCGATGAAGACACTGCCTTAGAAAACCAAGCACAGACCCTATTAAATGGTTGGTGCAATACCGATGCTGACAAGGTAATTTCTGCACTTATTCAAGCCTCTGTATTAGACGATAAGATGAAGAATAATATCCTCAATGCCCTAGACCAAGCCACTTACGTTGACCATGTTACTTGTAATTGTGCGCCCGGTCAATGTATCCACCATCCAGAAACCCATTAA
- a CDS encoding Cof-type HAD-IIB family hydrolase, translating to MIELIVSDMDGTLLDEHMDIPQANIDAIMHTYNKGIPFVVCTGRNFTEAKVKLDEAGIRCPIIGLNGSILFDRNGKVEYEVDIDDQTALDILNKGYEAGFYMEAMTSKNVYSSSLEQRILAITELIHEMNPEMSLEEARTRATQSNEVTTIDYRDDLRTLITDEGQAIIKITFVDADPENTIKPMATEIGEQYPDTHITSSFKYNIEINHADGTKGKAVEKYCQDHGYNIDNVVAVGDNFNDVSMLKAAGYSFAMANAEPEVKTYAKYETTSNYDGGVANAIYQSLKMAEHN from the coding sequence ATGATTGAATTGATTGTTTCAGATATGGATGGCACCTTATTGGACGAGCATATGGATATTCCACAAGCAAATATTGATGCGATTATGCATACGTATAATAAAGGGATTCCATTTGTTGTATGTACTGGCCGTAATTTTACCGAAGCTAAAGTTAAATTGGATGAAGCGGGTATCCGTTGTCCGATTATCGGCTTGAACGGCTCAATCCTTTTTGACAGAAATGGAAAAGTAGAATACGAAGTGGATATCGATGACCAAACTGCCCTTGATATCCTGAATAAAGGCTATGAGGCGGGCTTTTATATGGAGGCCATGACCAGTAAAAATGTCTACTCATCTTCGTTAGAGCAACGTATTCTTGCAATTACGGAACTGATTCACGAGATGAATCCGGAAATGTCATTAGAAGAAGCGAGAACGCGTGCAACCCAATCGAACGAGGTAACAACTATCGATTATCGTGATGATTTAAGAACTTTGATCACTGATGAAGGTCAAGCCATTATAAAGATTACTTTCGTGGATGCTGATCCAGAAAACACCATTAAACCAATGGCTACAGAAATCGGGGAACAATACCCTGATACCCATATCACCTCATCATTTAAGTACAATATTGAAATCAACCATGCTGATGGGACTAAGGGTAAGGCTGTTGAAAAATACTGTCAAGACCATGGTTACAACATTGATAATGTCGTGGCAGTTGGGGATAATTTCAATGACGTGTCTATGTTAAAAGCTGCTGGCTATTCGTTCGCAATGGCCAATGCGGAACCGGAAGTAAAAACATACGCTAAATATGAAACAACTAGCAATTACGACGGTGGCGTGGCGAATGCCATTTACCAGTCACTGAAAATGGCTGAGCACAACTAA
- the nrdE gene encoding class 1b ribonucleoside-diphosphate reductase subunit alpha, which translates to MKLDQPKAVVQEKEITYFKLNNEVNRPLDGKIQIEKDKEAVRAYFLEHVNPNTVFFYTLDEKIDYLVEHDYLEEGFLNLYDREFVKRLMQETYDFKFRFKSFMSAYKFYTQYALKTNDGKRYLERYEDRIVFTALYLANGDEQVASDLRDEMINQRYQPATPTFLNAGRKRRGELVSCFLIQATDDMNSIGRTINSALQLSRLGGGVGVNLTNIRAAGDPIKKIENASSGIIPVMKLLEDSFSYSNQLGQRNGAGAVYLSVFHPDVVSFLSAKKENADEKIRVKTLSLGLVVPDKFYELAEKDEMMYLFSPYDVERIYGKPYAYVNITEEYDNLVNNPEIKKSKIRARDLEDDISKLQQESGYPYIINIDTVNDQNPIDGTIVMSNLCSEILQVQRPSIINNDQTFEELGTDISCNLGSTNINNLMHSPDFGKSVDTMVRGLTYVTDASAIDVVPSIKKGNDLAHTIGLGAMGLHTYFALNEMHYGSPESIEFTDKYFLLLNYYTLVASNRIAKERGVTFENFENSTYATGEYFDKYINEETTFEFERVAAQFEGIHIPTQEDWKALRAAVQEHGLYHQNRLAVAPTGSISYVNETSSSLHPIIQLIEERQEKKTGKTYYPAPFLSNKTLPYYQSAYDIDNRRIIDIYAAAQQHIDQGMSLTLFMRSDIPAGLYPWKEGRTSKMTTRDLNILRRYAWKRGIKSIYYVRTFTDNNEEVGANYCESCTV; encoded by the coding sequence ATGAAATTGGACCAACCTAAAGCAGTAGTACAAGAAAAAGAAATTACATATTTCAAGCTGAATAACGAAGTTAACCGTCCACTAGACGGAAAAATTCAAATTGAGAAGGATAAAGAAGCGGTACGGGCCTACTTTTTAGAGCACGTTAACCCAAATACCGTATTCTTCTATACTTTAGATGAAAAAATCGACTACTTAGTTGAACATGACTACTTAGAAGAAGGCTTCTTGAATTTATACGACCGTGAATTTGTGAAACGTTTAATGCAGGAAACGTATGACTTCAAATTCCGTTTCAAATCATTCATGAGCGCCTACAAATTCTATACACAATACGCACTAAAAACAAACGATGGTAAACGTTATTTAGAGCGTTACGAAGACCGTATCGTGTTTACTGCTCTGTATTTAGCAAATGGTGACGAGCAAGTAGCGAGCGATTTACGTGATGAAATGATCAACCAACGATACCAACCAGCGACACCTACCTTCCTAAATGCGGGTCGTAAACGTCGTGGAGAATTGGTTTCTTGTTTCTTAATCCAAGCAACAGATGACATGAACTCAATTGGTCGTACAATCAACTCAGCACTTCAACTATCTCGTTTAGGTGGTGGGGTTGGGGTTAACCTAACAAACATTCGTGCAGCCGGCGACCCAATTAAGAAAATTGAGAATGCTTCTTCAGGTATCATTCCAGTCATGAAATTACTAGAAGATTCATTCTCTTACTCTAACCAATTGGGGCAACGTAACGGTGCAGGTGCAGTTTACCTTAGCGTCTTCCATCCAGATGTTGTATCATTCTTATCTGCGAAAAAAGAAAACGCTGATGAAAAAATCCGTGTGAAGACTTTATCACTAGGTCTAGTTGTACCCGATAAATTCTATGAATTAGCAGAAAAAGACGAAATGATGTACTTATTCAGTCCTTATGATGTTGAACGTATTTATGGTAAACCTTATGCCTATGTCAACATTACAGAAGAGTATGATAACTTGGTAAACAACCCAGAAATCAAGAAATCAAAGATCCGTGCGCGTGATTTAGAAGACGATATCTCTAAATTACAACAAGAATCTGGTTATCCTTACATCATCAATATCGATACTGTAAATGACCAAAACCCAATTGATGGGACAATTGTCATGAGTAACTTGTGTTCAGAAATTTTACAAGTACAACGTCCTTCAATTATCAACAACGACCAGACATTTGAAGAATTAGGTACAGATATTTCATGTAACTTGGGTTCAACAAATATCAATAACTTAATGCATTCACCAGACTTTGGTAAATCAGTTGATACAATGGTTCGCGGTTTAACATATGTAACAGATGCATCAGCTATTGACGTAGTACCTTCAATTAAAAAAGGTAATGATTTAGCGCATACTATCGGTTTAGGAGCAATGGGACTACATACTTATTTTGCCTTAAATGAAATGCACTATGGTTCACCAGAATCGATTGAATTTACAGACAAATACTTCTTACTATTAAACTACTATACTTTAGTAGCATCTAATAGAATCGCTAAAGAACGTGGTGTCACTTTCGAAAACTTCGAAAACTCAACTTATGCGACAGGTGAATATTTTGACAAATACATCAATGAAGAAACAACGTTTGAATTTGAAAGAGTTGCAGCGCAATTTGAAGGTATTCACATCCCAACTCAAGAAGACTGGAAAGCCTTACGCGCTGCCGTTCAAGAGCATGGTTTATACCACCAAAACCGTTTAGCAGTTGCGCCTACTGGTTCAATTTCTTACGTAAATGAAACAAGCTCAAGTTTACATCCAATCATCCAATTGATTGAAGAACGTCAAGAAAAGAAAACTGGTAAGACTTACTATCCAGCACCATTCTTAAGCAATAAGACGCTACCTTATTACCAATCTGCCTACGATATCGACAACCGTCGTATTATCGATATTTATGCAGCTGCTCAACAGCATATTGATCAAGGTATGAGTTTAACCTTATTCATGCGTTCAGATATTCCTGCAGGTTTATACCCTTGGAAAGAAGGGCGTACAAGCAAAATGACGACACGTGATTTAAACATCTTGCGTCGTTACGCATGGAAACGTGGCATCAAATCCATTTACTACGTACGTACATTCACAGACAATAACGAAGAAGTTGGCGCAAATTACTGTGAAAGCTGTACTGTTTAA